The following coding sequences lie in one Pseudomonas monsensis genomic window:
- a CDS encoding septal ring lytic transglycosylase RlpA family protein — translation MRALPNNKPLKLVAFAALAVLVASCSTSRSPTQKTSNTAVRAQPGLDINRAHKDGAPWWDVDVSRIPDATPTLHTGPYKANPYTVLGKTYFPLQESKTYVASGTASWYGTKFHGQNTANGEVYDLYGMSAAHKTLPLPSYVRVTNLDNNKSVILRVNDRGPFYSDRIIDLSYAAAKKLGYAEIGTARVKVEGIDPQQWWAAKGRPAPLMLNEPQVAQTSAPTITASAGTVEQWTPPPQQHAAAVVPVQLDAKKNASAPASGQYLQVGAFANPDAAELLRSKLSGMVSAPVFISSIVRNQQTLHRVRLGPIGSPGEIAQVQNSVRLANLGSPSVVSE, via the coding sequence ATGCGGGCATTGCCTAACAATAAACCCCTGAAGCTGGTGGCATTCGCTGCGTTGGCGGTGCTGGTCGCCAGTTGTTCGACCAGCCGTTCCCCGACTCAGAAAACCTCGAATACTGCAGTGCGGGCGCAGCCTGGCCTGGACATCAACCGCGCGCACAAAGACGGCGCGCCGTGGTGGGACGTCGATGTGTCGCGCATCCCTGATGCCACGCCGACCCTGCACACCGGTCCGTACAAGGCCAACCCGTACACGGTGCTGGGCAAGACGTACTTCCCGTTGCAGGAATCCAAGACTTACGTCGCCTCGGGCACTGCGTCGTGGTACGGCACCAAGTTTCATGGCCAGAACACCGCCAACGGCGAAGTGTATGACCTGTACGGCATGAGTGCCGCGCACAAGACTCTGCCACTGCCAAGTTACGTTCGGGTGACCAACCTGGACAACAACAAGAGCGTGATCCTGCGGGTCAACGACCGTGGGCCGTTCTATTCGGACCGGATCATCGACTTGTCCTACGCCGCCGCCAAGAAGCTCGGTTATGCCGAAATCGGCACCGCGCGGGTCAAGGTCGAGGGCATCGACCCGCAGCAGTGGTGGGCCGCCAAGGGCCGTCCGGCGCCGCTGATGCTCAACGAGCCGCAAGTCGCGCAAACTAGCGCGCCGACCATCACGGCTTCGGCCGGTACCGTCGAGCAATGGACCCCGCCGCCGCAGCAACACGCCGCGGCCGTCGTGCCGGTTCAGCTTGATGCAAAAAAAAACGCTTCTGCACCAGCGTCTGGCCAGTATCTGCAGGTGGGCGCGTTCGCCAACCCGGACGCTGCAGAACTCCTGAGGTCGAAGCTCAGCGGGATGGTGAGCGCTCCGGTGTTCATCAGCTCGATCGTGCGCAATCAGCAGACTCTGCACCGGGTACGCCTGGGGCCGATCGGTTCGCCGGGTGAAATTGCCCAGGTGCAGAACAGTGTGCGCCTGGCCAACCTTGGTTCGCCAAGTGTGGTCAGCGAGTAA
- the mltB gene encoding lytic murein transglycosylase B: MQVMRGWATRCAPLVGLMGLLGSVQEALAGEYEGSPQVAEFVGEMTRDYGFAGEQLMGVFREAERKQSILDAISKPAERVKQWKEYRPMFITDARIARGVDFWRQHEATLARAEQEYGVPAQVIVSIIGVETFFGRNTGNFRVIDALSTLGFDYPPRAEFFRKELREFLLLAREEQVDPLTLKGSYAGAMGLPQFMPSSFRAYAVDFDGDGHINIWNNPDDAIGSVASYFKRHGWVAGEPVVSRADVRGEQVDEGLTTGIEPTKTVGELRALGWSSHDALRDDMPVTAFRLEGDNGPEYWMGLKNFYAITRYNRSVMYAMAVHQLSEELVKARGVK; the protein is encoded by the coding sequence ATGCAAGTAATGCGTGGCTGGGCGACTCGATGCGCGCCGCTGGTTGGCCTGATGGGCCTGCTGGGCAGCGTGCAGGAAGCGCTGGCCGGCGAATACGAAGGCTCGCCGCAGGTGGCCGAATTCGTGGGTGAAATGACCCGCGACTATGGTTTCGCCGGTGAACAGCTGATGGGGGTGTTCCGCGAGGCAGAGCGCAAGCAATCGATTCTTGACGCGATCTCCAAGCCCGCCGAGCGGGTCAAGCAGTGGAAAGAATACCGCCCGATGTTCATCACCGACGCGCGCATTGCCCGGGGCGTGGACTTCTGGCGTCAACACGAGGCGACGCTGGCTCGCGCTGAACAGGAATACGGCGTGCCGGCACAGGTCATCGTGTCGATCATCGGCGTCGAGACCTTTTTCGGACGCAATACCGGTAATTTCCGGGTGATCGATGCCTTGTCCACCCTCGGTTTCGACTATCCTCCCCGTGCCGAATTTTTCCGCAAGGAACTGCGTGAGTTCCTGCTGCTGGCGCGTGAAGAGCAGGTCGATCCCCTGACCCTCAAAGGCTCGTACGCCGGGGCGATGGGATTGCCGCAATTCATGCCGAGCAGCTTCCGCGCCTATGCGGTGGATTTCGACGGTGACGGTCATATCAATATCTGGAATAACCCGGATGATGCGATCGGTAGCGTCGCCAGCTATTTCAAGCGCCATGGCTGGGTGGCCGGGGAACCGGTGGTCAGCCGGGCCGATGTGCGTGGCGAGCAGGTCGACGAAGGCCTGACCACCGGCATCGAACCGACGAAGACCGTCGGAGAGTTGCGGGCGCTGGGCTGGTCAAGTCATGATGCGCTGCGCGATGATATGCCGGTTACTGCATTTCGCCTCGAAGGCGACAACGGCCCTGAATACTGGATGGGCCTGAAGAATTTCTACGCGATCACGCGTTATAACCGCAGCGTGATGTACGCCATGGCCGTACATCAACTGTCTGAAGAGCTGGTAAAAGCACGGGGCGTCAAGTAA
- the rodA gene encoding rod shape-determining protein RodA, with protein sequence MRRRATLLQRLHIDGPLLILLLILAAGSLFVLYSASGKSWDLLAKQATSFGIGLVSMIVIAQFEPRFMARWVPLGYVVGVVLLMVVDIMGHNAMGATRWINIPGVIRFQPSEFMKILMPATIAWYLSKRTLPPQLKHVGISLMLIGVPFVLIVRQPDLGTSLLILAGGAFVLFMGGLRWRWILSVLAAAVPVAVAMWFFIMHDYQKQRILTFLDPESDPLGTGWNIIQSKAAIGSGGVFGKGWLLGTQSHLDFLPESHTDFIIAVLGEEFGLVGICVLLLIYLLLIGRGLVITAQAQTLFGKLLAGALTMTFFVYVFVNIGMVSGLLPVVGVPLPFISYGGTSLVTLLSAFGVLMSIHTHRKWIAQV encoded by the coding sequence ATGCGTCGCCGAGCGACGTTGCTGCAAAGACTGCATATCGACGGCCCGCTGTTGATCCTGTTGCTGATCCTCGCGGCCGGCAGCCTGTTCGTGCTGTATTCGGCCAGCGGCAAGAGCTGGGACCTGCTGGCCAAACAGGCGACATCGTTCGGCATCGGCCTGGTGTCGATGATCGTCATTGCCCAGTTCGAGCCACGGTTCATGGCGCGTTGGGTGCCCCTCGGTTATGTGGTCGGGGTGGTGCTGCTGATGGTGGTGGACATCATGGGCCACAACGCCATGGGGGCGACCCGCTGGATCAACATTCCCGGGGTGATCCGCTTCCAGCCGTCGGAATTCATGAAGATCCTGATGCCGGCGACCATCGCCTGGTACCTGTCCAAGCGCACGTTGCCGCCACAACTCAAGCATGTCGGGATCAGCCTGATGCTGATCGGCGTGCCGTTCGTCCTGATCGTGCGCCAGCCTGACCTTGGTACGTCGCTGCTGATTCTCGCCGGCGGGGCGTTCGTGCTGTTCATGGGCGGGTTGCGCTGGCGCTGGATTCTCAGCGTGCTGGCGGCGGCCGTACCGGTGGCCGTCGCCATGTGGTTTTTCATCATGCACGACTACCAGAAGCAGCGAATCCTGACCTTCCTCGACCCGGAAAGCGATCCACTGGGCACTGGCTGGAACATCATTCAATCGAAAGCCGCCATCGGCTCCGGTGGCGTGTTCGGCAAGGGCTGGTTGCTCGGCACCCAGTCGCACCTGGACTTCCTGCCGGAAAGCCACACCGACTTCATCATTGCCGTACTCGGCGAGGAGTTCGGTCTGGTGGGCATCTGCGTGCTGTTGCTGATCTATTTATTGCTGATCGGCCGGGGGCTGGTGATCACCGCTCAGGCGCAGACACTGTTCGGCAAATTGCTCGCCGGTGCGTTGACCATGACGTTTTTTGTTTACGTTTTCGTCAACATCGGTATGGTCAGTGGCCTGTTGCCGGTCGTGGGGGTGCCGTTGCCGTTCATTAGCTACGGAGGAACTTCGCTGGTGACGCTGCTGTCAGCGTTTGGGGTTTTGATGTCGATCCATACCCATCGCAAGTGGATCGCACAGGTTTGA